A single window of Rubripirellula lacrimiformis DNA harbors:
- a CDS encoding ATP-binding protein gives MGQRANRYRIIKELSNTSIVYCFLAEDLDEGGQVILREVPKGFFRERGYYRFKTEARLTSSIRCETYASPIDYEVGEKNLRVVYPYTEGVSLSSKFHKAPLSAAEAMGLARDLLDGLDHIHRIGCIHRDIRPSNIIVRPDGRSVLCGYVPLWCPELFGKDDLLARECASYTSPELSGIIDHDICESSDLYSVGYVLYAALTGETAFDGDVSEILYQHMTADPDASRYPDDTPDAVIQLIDKLICKEPRDRYQSARAALHDVDAISQALLGDVSFDDFVVGAADQRSVIIDPAFVGRDAQVKVLEQTLEDVVVGKSQKILMTSESGMGKTRLLNEVARVASRKRFLVLRGRATEHAAQQPAAVWLQAIDQLVKHLANDPLLLARTMDRMEDYRQEVATAMPQLAKSFGWNISTLSGPDVLGQGRVVSAFRSLFTGLGTADRSLMITLDDCQWMDDQSFRILIALCEAPSEHCFLFAVARPDEGISNKLQSEVEVSQKLSLGPLTPHAVKQLAESMAGQLPDVAIEVVQRFAEGSPFMAAAVLRGLVESDALRSVDKVWQVDHDQLSSFQTADGAGDILVDRLSRLPDDARNILAVAAVIGREFSLDIAADLVGISVADAHNAIHPARMQRLVWSRPDRVLSFVHDKIREAILEELSTATIKTAHGQIGRYLEANEPHEFFRLAYHYDAADMHQQALPNAIHAAKIARNSFSLVSAQEQLQIAVRALHHSTGEHQLFIEMMMSEVLLLQGEYDTAEEWLDRADKSVDSSKDQARVLLRRGELWFKRGNKDQAVECFEASLRQLQQPVCSTPIQLGWNLAIEGGRQLRNSLFPSLCGKRQIDPSEQDQMSLSLYSQIAHAYWYTRNKYFTLWAHLRGMNAAEEYHPTRFLAQTYSEHAPVMTLVRWEKRGIQYASRSLEIRKSLGDVWGQGQSRNFLSILLYSFSRYEACIDQARQAVDVLERTGDYWEVHIARYQLAASLYRMGKFDEAVELSQVNYQSAIKRGDFQATGNIIDVWVRAASGNVPVVLIDLELSRDVIDAQRTCQVLIAKGVHDFYHDRFSEAAASFEKAVLVAQKTKVKNSYVSPAHAWMCSALRRKLETTVVRNVATRRQAVKRLYRTAKKAVSISKEFTNDRPHALREFAAVLAISGKQRKSRLMFQRSLDIAKQQNANAEYAETLVLYAEYAKEFGWPIDEDETEQAKERLSKFSDTKHSVNESGSLSLLDRFDSLLASGRRIATSVMPQEIYNEVRAAAAKILRGEQVFLILEDADGEISTVPPVQRFDPSILDESRRLKQTVVRDQEICVLPGTSDSDKGTFLCCPIDVNNETVAFLYVVNRRFSGIYGDDEIRIADYLASAAGAALEKADSFFQLHDLNQNLERKVKERTDSVVRHSKELERTAQQLTATQEKLQLAKSVAEEANAAKSDFLARMSHEIRTPISGILGFTDLMLRGVVSDDAERTLHLQTIHSNAFHLLDLLNDILDISKIEADKLVTESVMCNPILIIGDVVTSMQSQAMKKKIELGLRVESSVPDAIVSDSTRLRQILTNLVSNALKFTDQGGVTLVVRTLGPAAAPDQLQIVVEDTGIGMTPEQMASVFEPFKQADVSTTRKYGGTGLGLSISKRLADALGGTIDIESEQNVGTQMILTLKIDCPDDVRLIDPDEVLSTARGHRNNQFLKCNLSGVRVLVVDDGESNRKLLSLLLADSGAIVNTACNGQEAVDVLMADHDSADIVLMDMQMPVLDGYSAVELLREKGFQKPVVALTANAMVGDEGRCRTAGCTEYLTKPIDLNALLRIVAANSVGEDACEMISVEHAAGVDQAAPASPIALQVRHDGKESMSSSNLLPAYPALSDDDDFLDDDWLETFASELVEQVDVVLPSLIEASIAGDMDTIAKHLHQIKGSGGTVGLDKLSEIAAKGEQAIVDSQWENISSTLAELQEFVSMAKAAR, from the coding sequence ACGGTTTGGATCATATCCACCGGATAGGGTGTATCCATCGCGACATCCGTCCCTCGAACATCATCGTGCGACCCGATGGCCGTTCTGTTTTATGCGGCTATGTCCCGCTGTGGTGTCCGGAACTATTTGGCAAGGACGATCTGCTTGCTCGCGAATGCGCGTCGTATACGTCCCCTGAACTTTCGGGAATCATCGATCACGACATTTGCGAGTCGTCGGATCTGTATTCGGTTGGATACGTCCTGTACGCCGCTCTGACCGGAGAAACCGCATTCGATGGCGACGTCAGCGAGATTCTGTATCAACACATGACGGCGGACCCGGACGCTAGCCGGTATCCCGACGACACTCCGGATGCGGTCATTCAATTGATCGACAAGCTGATCTGCAAAGAGCCTCGCGACCGCTACCAAAGTGCTCGCGCTGCCCTGCATGATGTCGACGCGATTTCGCAAGCGCTCCTGGGGGACGTCAGTTTTGACGATTTTGTAGTTGGCGCTGCTGACCAACGTTCGGTCATCATTGACCCCGCGTTTGTGGGGCGGGATGCCCAAGTCAAGGTGTTAGAGCAAACCCTTGAAGACGTCGTCGTTGGGAAGTCTCAAAAGATCTTGATGACCAGCGAATCGGGGATGGGAAAGACAAGATTGCTGAACGAGGTTGCACGTGTTGCGTCTCGAAAGCGGTTCTTGGTACTGCGCGGTCGCGCCACCGAACACGCCGCCCAGCAACCCGCAGCGGTCTGGTTGCAGGCGATTGATCAACTGGTCAAGCATTTGGCAAATGATCCGTTGTTGCTTGCCCGGACCATGGACCGGATGGAGGACTATCGCCAGGAAGTTGCGACAGCGATGCCGCAACTTGCAAAGTCCTTCGGGTGGAATATCAGCACGCTATCGGGTCCGGATGTGCTAGGCCAAGGGCGAGTGGTATCAGCCTTTCGATCTCTGTTCACTGGTCTGGGGACTGCGGATCGCAGTTTGATGATCACTTTGGACGATTGCCAATGGATGGATGACCAATCGTTTCGAATTCTAATCGCTTTATGCGAAGCACCATCGGAACACTGTTTTCTGTTTGCGGTTGCGCGCCCCGACGAAGGGATTTCGAACAAGCTGCAAAGTGAGGTCGAGGTTTCGCAGAAACTTTCGCTCGGACCGCTAACACCCCATGCGGTCAAGCAGCTGGCTGAATCCATGGCTGGCCAGCTTCCAGATGTTGCGATCGAAGTCGTGCAGCGATTCGCCGAGGGTAGCCCGTTCATGGCTGCCGCCGTCTTGCGAGGTCTGGTTGAATCAGATGCGCTGCGCAGCGTCGACAAGGTATGGCAGGTCGATCACGACCAACTGTCGTCTTTCCAAACCGCTGATGGTGCGGGGGATATTCTGGTCGATCGGTTGTCTCGTTTGCCCGACGATGCAAGAAACATTCTCGCCGTCGCCGCAGTGATCGGTCGCGAGTTCAGCCTTGACATTGCTGCCGATTTGGTCGGCATCAGCGTTGCCGATGCGCATAACGCCATCCATCCGGCCCGCATGCAACGATTGGTCTGGAGCCGTCCTGACCGAGTGCTTTCGTTCGTTCACGACAAAATTCGCGAGGCGATTTTAGAAGAACTTTCAACGGCCACGATCAAAACCGCACACGGTCAAATTGGGCGATACCTCGAAGCGAATGAACCGCATGAGTTCTTTCGGCTGGCCTATCACTATGACGCTGCGGATATGCATCAGCAGGCGCTACCCAATGCGATCCACGCCGCCAAAATCGCGCGAAACAGTTTTTCGTTGGTCAGTGCGCAAGAACAGCTGCAGATCGCCGTGCGTGCACTGCATCATTCGACGGGCGAACATCAATTGTTCATCGAAATGATGATGAGCGAGGTGTTGTTGTTGCAAGGTGAATACGACACTGCCGAAGAGTGGCTCGATCGGGCTGACAAAAGCGTTGATTCCAGCAAAGACCAGGCTCGTGTGTTGCTACGGCGTGGCGAATTATGGTTCAAGCGTGGCAACAAAGACCAAGCTGTGGAGTGCTTTGAAGCGTCGCTTCGGCAGCTGCAGCAACCGGTCTGTTCCACGCCGATTCAATTGGGTTGGAACCTGGCGATCGAAGGCGGCCGACAATTGCGGAACTCGCTGTTCCCTAGCCTGTGTGGGAAACGCCAGATCGATCCCAGTGAACAGGATCAAATGTCGCTGTCGCTGTACAGCCAGATAGCGCACGCGTACTGGTACACCCGCAACAAGTATTTCACGCTGTGGGCACACCTGCGGGGGATGAATGCGGCCGAAGAATATCATCCGACGCGGTTCCTAGCACAGACGTACTCGGAACACGCACCGGTGATGACGCTAGTGCGTTGGGAAAAACGCGGCATTCAATACGCCAGCCGGTCGCTGGAAATTCGTAAGTCGTTGGGCGATGTGTGGGGACAGGGGCAATCACGCAACTTCCTAAGCATCCTGTTGTATTCATTCTCGAGGTACGAAGCCTGCATTGACCAGGCGCGCCAAGCGGTCGACGTTTTGGAGCGAACCGGCGACTATTGGGAAGTGCATATTGCGCGGTACCAGCTTGCTGCGTCGCTTTACCGAATGGGAAAGTTTGACGAAGCGGTCGAACTGTCCCAGGTCAACTACCAATCGGCAATCAAGCGTGGTGATTTCCAGGCGACTGGGAATATCATTGACGTCTGGGTGCGTGCTGCGTCTGGGAACGTGCCGGTCGTTCTGATCGACCTTGAACTTTCCAGAGATGTGATCGACGCACAACGGACCTGCCAAGTCTTGATCGCGAAGGGTGTCCATGACTTCTATCACGACCGTTTCAGCGAGGCTGCCGCTTCGTTCGAAAAAGCGGTCCTGGTAGCACAGAAGACGAAGGTCAAGAACTCTTATGTCAGTCCTGCTCATGCGTGGATGTGCAGCGCCCTGCGTCGCAAGCTGGAAACCACCGTGGTTCGCAACGTGGCGACGCGACGGCAAGCGGTGAAGCGATTGTACCGAACGGCAAAAAAGGCCGTTTCGATTTCCAAAGAATTTACGAACGATCGTCCACATGCGCTGCGTGAATTTGCTGCGGTGCTTGCGATTTCAGGTAAACAACGCAAATCACGTCTGATGTTCCAACGCAGCTTGGATATCGCCAAGCAGCAGAACGCGAATGCCGAGTACGCTGAAACACTTGTCCTGTATGCGGAATATGCGAAAGAGTTTGGTTGGCCGATCGATGAAGATGAAACCGAACAGGCAAAAGAACGACTCTCGAAATTTAGCGATACCAAACACAGCGTCAACGAAAGCGGATCGCTTTCGTTGCTGGATCGATTCGATTCACTGCTGGCGTCAGGTCGTCGAATTGCCACCAGCGTGATGCCGCAAGAAATCTATAACGAGGTTCGAGCGGCCGCTGCCAAGATCCTACGTGGCGAGCAGGTGTTTTTGATTCTCGAAGATGCCGATGGCGAAATTTCGACGGTTCCCCCGGTGCAACGATTTGATCCGTCCATCCTGGATGAATCGCGGCGGTTGAAGCAAACCGTGGTTCGCGACCAAGAAATTTGCGTCTTGCCAGGTACTTCGGATTCGGACAAGGGAACGTTCCTTTGTTGCCCAATTGATGTGAATAATGAAACGGTAGCGTTTCTTTATGTCGTCAATCGTCGGTTCTCTGGAATCTACGGTGATGACGAAATTCGAATCGCCGACTATCTAGCGTCCGCGGCCGGTGCGGCACTGGAAAAGGCCGATAGCTTTTTCCAATTGCACGACCTGAACCAAAACCTAGAACGCAAGGTCAAGGAACGTACCGATTCGGTGGTGCGACATTCGAAAGAGCTGGAACGGACTGCGCAGCAACTCACCGCGACTCAAGAAAAATTGCAGTTGGCTAAAAGTGTTGCCGAAGAGGCGAATGCGGCGAAGAGCGATTTCCTGGCCCGGATGAGCCACGAAATTCGAACTCCCATTTCCGGGATTCTAGGATTCACCGACCTAATGCTCCGCGGTGTTGTATCAGACGATGCGGAACGCACGTTACACCTGCAAACCATTCACTCCAATGCCTTTCACCTGCTGGATTTGCTGAACGATATTCTTGATATCTCGAAGATCGAAGCGGACAAGTTGGTGACCGAGAGTGTTATGTGCAACCCGATCTTGATCATTGGCGATGTGGTCACCTCGATGCAATCGCAGGCGATGAAAAAGAAGATCGAACTCGGCCTGCGCGTCGAAAGCAGTGTGCCGGATGCGATCGTCAGCGACTCCACTCGATTGCGACAGATTTTGACCAACTTGGTCAGCAACGCGTTGAAGTTTACCGACCAAGGCGGCGTTACGCTGGTGGTCCGAACGCTGGGACCAGCGGCCGCACCCGATCAACTGCAGATCGTGGTGGAAGACACCGGGATCGGAATGACCCCCGAACAGATGGCGTCGGTGTTCGAACCGTTCAAACAAGCGGACGTTTCAACCACCCGGAAATATGGCGGCACCGGTTTGGGGCTTTCCATCAGCAAACGGCTGGCTGACGCGTTGGGCGGAACAATCGACATCGAAAGCGAACAGAATGTCGGAACCCAGATGATTCTGACGCTGAAAATTGATTGTCCCGATGATGTTCGTTTGATTGATCCCGACGAGGTTCTTTCGACTGCCCGTGGGCATCGAAACAATCAGTTCCTAAAGTGCAACCTCAGCGGCGTTCGTGTGCTGGTCGTGGATGATGGTGAATCTAACCGGAAACTGTTGTCGTTGTTGCTCGCCGACTCCGGTGCGATCGTCAACACGGCATGCAACGGTCAAGAAGCGGTCGATGTGTTGATGGCGGATCATGATTCGGCCGACATCGTCCTGATGGACATGCAGATGCCTGTTTTGGACGGGTACAGCGCCGTCGAATTACTCCGCGAGAAAGGTTTCCAAAAACCGGTCGTTGCATTGACCGCCAATGCAATGGTGGGCGACGAGGGCCGCTGCCGAACTGCTGGATGCACCGAATACCTGACCAAGCCGATCGATCTGAACGCACTGCTAAGAATTGTTGCAGCAAACTCGGTCGGTGAAGACGCTTGCGAGATGATTTCGGTCGAACATGCTGCAGGTGTCGATCAGGCAGCGCCAGCGTCGCCGATCGCTTTGCAAGTTCGTCATGACGGGAAAGAGTCCATGTCGTCGTCGAATCTGTTGCCGGCCTATCCAGCGTTGTCTGATGATGATGACTTCCTGGATGACGATTGGCTTGAAACATTCGCCAGCGAATTGGTAGAGCAAGTGGATGTTGTTCTGCCCAGTCTGATCGAGGCCAGCATCGCTGGCGACATGGACACGATCGCCAAGCATTTGCATCAGATCAAAGGATCCGGCGGAACGGTGGGCCTCGACAAATTGTCCGAGATCGCAGCCAAAGGCGAACAAGCGATCGTCGATTCGCAATGGGAAAATATTTCCAGCACGCTGGCGGAGTTGCAAGAGTTCGTGTCGATGGCGAAAGCCGCACGATAA
- a CDS encoding serine/threonine-protein kinase codes for MSELTPQQFAQRIADLGLADRRVIDHALNELGVGDHTMEEMIRVMQGNGVVTTLQTDKILKGDRQGYFYGDYKILYLIGAGTFARVYRAEKDGQVFAVKVLRKRFRDELKELEQFLREGRMGLKLRHPHIVNILDVVPDQRNPFLVMEFVEGQTLRDLVKVRGKLPADLSLRLIYEIASGLAYAASLGIAHRDLKLSNVLISSDGKAKLVDFGLAALTDRNNPEKMADCPNARAIDYAALERGTGVRKDDPRSDVYFAGNMLYHMLAGVPALTETRDRLQRLSVSRFQEIVPLHERVPDVPGVANQLVQRALEFNPEKRIQSAAALQAEAKKAIQILEQGISPRRRDDDAPGSEYQEEDEDPTNEGEGYIVMLVESKVALQNAVRERLKSRGYRVLVISDPNRALARFHPDDDPPADCLVFGASELGSLAVEAFNKFADDEHTASIPSILLVDRRQTSLIASARRGGNHKLLPLPLKVKELRVALMRLLKGTEKRPLGTY; via the coding sequence ATGAGTGAACTTACCCCCCAACAGTTTGCGCAGCGAATTGCTGACCTTGGACTCGCAGACCGCCGTGTGATCGACCATGCACTCAACGAATTGGGCGTTGGTGACCACACGATGGAAGAAATGATCCGGGTCATGCAGGGCAACGGCGTCGTGACGACGCTGCAAACCGACAAAATCTTGAAGGGTGATCGCCAGGGTTATTTCTATGGCGACTATAAGATTCTGTACCTGATTGGTGCGGGTACGTTCGCGCGAGTCTACCGGGCGGAAAAAGACGGCCAGGTCTTCGCGGTCAAAGTGCTGCGAAAACGTTTCCGGGACGAGTTGAAGGAACTGGAACAATTTCTTCGCGAAGGTCGCATGGGGCTGAAGCTTCGCCATCCGCACATCGTGAATATCTTGGACGTCGTCCCCGATCAACGAAACCCATTCCTGGTGATGGAATTTGTTGAAGGGCAAACTCTTCGGGATCTGGTGAAGGTACGCGGCAAGCTGCCTGCGGATCTTAGTTTGCGTTTGATCTACGAGATCGCATCTGGACTGGCTTACGCGGCATCACTGGGGATCGCCCACCGTGACTTGAAATTGTCCAACGTGCTGATTTCATCCGACGGGAAGGCCAAGCTGGTCGACTTTGGTTTGGCTGCGTTGACCGACCGCAATAACCCCGAAAAAATGGCCGACTGCCCCAACGCGCGAGCGATCGATTATGCGGCTCTGGAACGGGGCACCGGAGTTCGCAAGGACGACCCACGCAGTGACGTCTATTTTGCCGGCAACATGCTGTACCACATGCTGGCAGGGGTCCCGGCGCTGACGGAAACCCGTGACCGACTGCAGCGGCTTAGCGTTTCGCGTTTTCAAGAAATCGTTCCGCTTCATGAACGCGTCCCTGATGTCCCAGGGGTCGCCAACCAATTGGTCCAACGGGCGTTGGAATTCAACCCTGAAAAGCGGATCCAGTCGGCTGCGGCCCTGCAAGCCGAAGCCAAGAAAGCGATCCAGATCCTGGAACAGGGGATCAGCCCCCGCCGCCGCGACGATGATGCGCCCGGCAGTGAATATCAAGAGGAAGACGAGGATCCGACCAACGAAGGCGAAGGTTACATCGTGATGCTGGTCGAATCGAAAGTGGCGCTCCAGAATGCCGTTCGCGAACGACTGAAATCACGCGGCTACCGAGTCCTGGTCATTTCAGACCCCAACCGAGCACTGGCCCGTTTCCACCCCGATGACGATCCGCCAGCCGACTGTCTGGTGTTCGGTGCGTCGGAACTTGGAAGTTTAGCTGTCGAAGCGTTCAATAAATTTGCAGACGACGAACACACCGCGTCGATACCCTCTATTCTGCTGGTCGATCGGCGGCAAACCAGCTTGATCGCCTCGGCACGTCGGGGCGGCAACCATAAACTGTTGCCGCTGCCGTTGAAGGTGAAAGAACTGCGTGTGGCCCTGATGCGGCTGCTAAAGGGGACCGAGAAGCGGCCACTGGGAACGTACTGA
- the rsfS gene encoding ribosome silencing factor has protein sequence MSDNTSEQTPDPSGSQPVSADSSAANSPVAGKPSSKSAANENPMVNPSRAIRPLGVEYGRKLATEAARVALENNGQDVMVIDVCAQSAEFDFFVLATGTSRRQLHAISEQIDDALEKGLGDHRMGIEGYDESRWIVLDYGSVVVHLFDDETREYYDLESLWADGKSIPLEELGLPPQA, from the coding sequence ATGAGTGACAATACTTCTGAACAAACGCCCGATCCGTCCGGCTCCCAACCCGTTTCTGCTGATTCGTCAGCGGCCAATTCGCCTGTGGCTGGCAAGCCATCATCGAAGTCGGCTGCCAACGAAAACCCGATGGTCAATCCGTCGCGTGCGATTCGTCCCCTGGGGGTTGAATACGGTCGCAAACTGGCCACCGAAGCCGCTCGCGTGGCACTGGAAAACAACGGCCAAGACGTGATGGTGATCGATGTTTGTGCCCAATCGGCCGAATTCGATTTCTTCGTTTTGGCGACCGGGACCAGCCGGCGGCAACTGCATGCGATCAGCGAACAGATCGACGACGCACTTGAAAAAGGGCTTGGCGACCATCGCATGGGCATCGAAGGATACGACGAAAGTCGCTGGATCGTGCTCGATTACGGCAGCGTCGTGGTCCATCTATTCGATGACGAAACCCGCGAATACTATGACTTAGAATCGCTGTGGGCCGACGGCAAGTCGATCCCATTGGAAGAACTTGGCCTTCCCCCCCAAGCCTAG
- the argS gene encoding arginine--tRNA ligase, with product MHIPQLLQQRFVDALKDLTDDPDAFASMIRSTTDPNHGDYQCNSAMPLCKALKQPSREVAETLVSRLKVDDLCETPTVAGPGFINLKLRDEFLTEQLRAMLGDARCGVAKTQQGGSIVIDFSSPNVAKPMHVGHIRSTVIGDALARTLKFLGYQTITDNHLGDWGTQFGIIIYGYRHFGDPQVVNQNPVPELSKLYRHVNQLIEYRKALASKPKTIEAIETATNDLAAAESSLASLPAKEQKKAKKNIASQQRRIAGLRDELQSLDGKIQAVESDAALMADAQKHSDIDTAVLQETAKLHRGDPENLALWEQFLPFCKDEINRIYDRLDIQFDHTLGESFYHPMLGPIVEKLETMGLASQSDGATCVFLDGFDAPMIVRKQDGAFLYATTDLATLEYRLKTFQPAEIVYVVDSRQSEHFEKLFAVADAVGTGDVKLVHVNFGTVLGEDGKPMKTRSGSLIGLESLLDDAVDRAKQVVCNPDRLENFDPPMDESEQEAIAEIVGIGAIKFADLGHHRTSDYRFNLDKMVALDGNTSAYVQYSYARIQKILERAEKAESDVIDMVESHGIQLTHPAERNLALMLLKFEEALVAVHKDYAPNMLVDYLLETAKVYSKFNESCHVLRAESPTIQATRLMLVALCGRILGVGLNLLGVGVVQRM from the coding sequence ATGCACATTCCCCAATTGTTGCAGCAACGTTTCGTCGACGCGCTGAAAGACCTGACCGATGATCCTGATGCTTTCGCGTCGATGATTCGATCGACGACGGATCCCAATCACGGTGACTATCAGTGCAATTCGGCAATGCCGCTTTGCAAGGCCCTGAAGCAACCTTCGCGCGAAGTCGCCGAAACGCTGGTGTCGCGATTGAAGGTCGATGACCTATGCGAAACGCCAACCGTCGCCGGCCCTGGGTTCATCAATCTAAAGCTGCGCGATGAATTTTTAACGGAGCAGCTGCGAGCCATGCTCGGTGATGCTCGCTGCGGTGTCGCCAAAACACAGCAGGGTGGAAGCATTGTGATCGACTTTTCGTCACCCAATGTGGCGAAACCCATGCACGTCGGCCACATTCGCAGCACAGTCATCGGCGACGCTCTAGCCCGAACCCTGAAATTCCTGGGCTACCAAACCATCACAGACAATCACCTGGGTGATTGGGGCACTCAATTTGGAATCATCATTTACGGTTATAGGCATTTCGGTGACCCCCAAGTGGTGAACCAAAATCCCGTCCCCGAGCTTTCCAAGCTGTATCGCCATGTCAACCAGTTGATCGAATACCGAAAGGCGCTGGCATCGAAACCGAAGACCATCGAAGCGATCGAAACGGCAACCAACGATTTGGCTGCCGCCGAATCCAGCCTCGCTTCGCTACCAGCCAAAGAACAGAAGAAGGCCAAAAAGAACATCGCTTCGCAGCAACGACGGATCGCCGGACTGCGCGACGAACTCCAATCCTTGGACGGGAAGATCCAAGCGGTGGAAAGCGACGCGGCATTGATGGCCGACGCACAGAAACACAGCGACATCGATACCGCTGTCCTTCAAGAAACCGCAAAACTACACCGTGGCGACCCCGAAAACCTTGCCTTGTGGGAACAGTTCCTTCCTTTCTGTAAAGACGAAATCAATCGGATCTATGACCGATTGGATATCCAGTTCGACCACACATTGGGGGAAAGCTTCTACCACCCCATGTTGGGTCCGATTGTCGAAAAACTTGAAACCATGGGATTGGCATCTCAAAGTGATGGCGCGACGTGCGTCTTCCTAGACGGCTTTGATGCCCCCATGATCGTCCGCAAGCAAGATGGTGCGTTCTTGTATGCCACCACCGATTTGGCAACGCTTGAATACCGCTTGAAGACATTTCAGCCTGCGGAAATTGTTTATGTCGTCGATAGCCGCCAAAGCGAGCACTTCGAAAAACTGTTTGCGGTCGCCGATGCTGTGGGGACCGGCGATGTCAAGTTGGTGCATGTCAACTTCGGCACCGTCCTGGGCGAAGACGGCAAGCCGATGAAAACTCGCAGCGGGTCGCTGATCGGACTGGAAAGCTTGCTCGATGATGCGGTGGATCGTGCCAAACAGGTGGTGTGCAACCCGGATCGCTTGGAAAACTTCGATCCACCGATGGATGAATCCGAACAAGAAGCGATCGCCGAAATCGTAGGCATCGGAGCCATCAAGTTCGCTGATTTGGGGCACCATCGGACCAGTGACTATCGATTCAACCTGGACAAAATGGTCGCGTTGGACGGGAATACTTCCGCGTACGTTCAGTATTCCTATGCTCGTATTCAAAAGATCTTGGAACGTGCAGAGAAGGCCGAATCGGATGTGATCGACATGGTGGAAAGCCACGGCATCCAACTGACGCATCCAGCCGAACGCAACTTAGCGCTGATGCTTTTGAAGTTCGAAGAAGCACTCGTTGCCGTCCATAAAGACTATGCCCCCAACATGCTGGTTGATTACCTGTTGGAAACAGCCAAGGTGTATTCCAAGTTCAACGAAAGCTGTCACGTACTGCGCGCCGAATCCCCCACCATCCAAGCGACACGGTTGATGTTGGTTGCATTGTGCGGGCGTATCCTTGGTGTCGGGCTGAACCTTTTGGGTGTCGGCGTCGTCCAGCGGATGTAA
- the bcp gene encoding thioredoxin-dependent thiol peroxidase, with protein sequence MIESLVNLAALSRTGQAAGGVPKAMGGHDTIVQVPTADPISHFLAAGILMADWIEPGQAAPAFTLKDDSGTKVKLSDLKGNPVLVYFYPRDDTPGCTREACAFRDRYDELKKLGVQLFGVSGDTAESHQKFREKFSLPFPLLVDSDHAMSEKYGAYREKNMYGKKSMGIQRSTYLIDAQGKVAKVWKRVTVDGHDQKVIEAVHQLESE encoded by the coding sequence ATGATCGAGAGTCTAGTAAATTTAGCCGCCCTGTCACGCACCGGTCAGGCAGCGGGCGGCGTTCCCAAGGCAATGGGTGGACACGATACTATCGTGCAGGTGCCCACGGCGGACCCTATTTCTCACTTCCTAGCAGCAGGTATTTTGATGGCAGATTGGATCGAGCCCGGCCAAGCGGCCCCCGCTTTCACTTTGAAAGATGACTCGGGAACCAAGGTCAAATTAAGCGATTTGAAAGGGAATCCGGTCCTCGTCTACTTCTATCCGCGTGACGACACACCCGGTTGCACCAGGGAGGCCTGCGCTTTTCGAGACCGATATGACGAGCTGAAGAAGCTGGGCGTCCAGCTGTTCGGCGTCAGCGGTGATACGGCGGAGAGCCACCAAAAATTTCGTGAAAAATTTTCACTTCCTTTTCCTCTTTTGGTCGATTCGGACCATGCGATGAGCGAAAAGTATGGTGCCTACCGTGAAAAGAACATGTACGGCAAGAAATCGATGGGGATCCAGCGGTCGACCTACCTGATCGACGCCCAAGGCAAAGTCGCCAAGGTCTGGAAACGCGTGACAGTGGACGGGCACGACCAGAAGGTCATCGAAGCGGTCCACCAGCTAGAGAGCGAGTGA